The proteins below are encoded in one region of Hordeum vulgare subsp. vulgare chromosome 3H, MorexV3_pseudomolecules_assembly, whole genome shotgun sequence:
- the LOC123439995 gene encoding PLASMODESMATA CALLOSE-BINDING PROTEIN 1-like has product MARFLRPSNCIGAYLLVLLAFCCCGTEQRRVEASNRLTQHPRILTTVSVMKPSYPTITTPTSASYAMPAYTPMTPSSRFPSLADDNGGGDIGGGGIGGGGATGGGGTAGGAAGGATGGGGTAGGATGGGGTAGGAAGGATGGGGTAGGGVGGGGAAGGGGGGGTWCVASQSASTSALQVALDYACGYSGVDCSAIQTGGSCFSPDTIHDHASYAFNSYYQKNPLPTSCDFGGTATITTTDPSSGSCQYPASSGGAQGMMPPPSPTALTPTTPMTPTPMTPMTPTPMTPDTPSTGTPMYGSSSPPDFGSMSPPGGLGSNSPPDYSDVGAAPATAMGRATLAIVIILAATLSMSLAT; this is encoded by the exons ATGGCTCGTTTTCTTAGGCCGTCCAACTGCATTGGTGCctaccttctcgtcctccttgccTTTTGCTGCTGCG GAACAGAGCAGCGGAGAGTAGAAGCATCCAACCGACTCACCCAACACCCAAGGATCCTGACCACCGTCTCGGTGATGAAACCCTCGTACCCCACCATCACCACGCCCACTTCCGCTTCCTACGCCATGCCGGCGTACACGCCGATGACTCCGTCCTCCAGGTTCCCCTCGCTGGCGGACGACAACGGCGGCGGTGACATCGGCGGAGGTGGCATTGGCGGTGGTGGTGCCACCGGCGGCGGCGGTACTGCTGGCGGTGCTGCTGGTGGTGCCACCGGTGGTGGCGGTACTGCTGGCGGTGCCACGGGTGGTGGTGGTACTGCTGGCGGTGCTGCTGGTGGTGCCACCGGCGGTGGCGGTACTGCTGGCGGTggcgtgggcggcggcggtgctgcTGGTGGCGGTGGGGGTGGCGGGACGTGGTGCGTGGCGAGCCAGAGCGCGAGCACGTCCGCGCTGCAGGTGGCGCTGGACTATGCGTGTGGCTACAGCGGCGTAGATTGCTCGGCGATCCAGACAGGCGGGAGCTGCTTCAGCCCGGATACCATCCACGACCATGCGTCCTACGCCTTCAACAGCTACTACCAAAAGAACCCCCTCCCCACCAGCTGCGACTTTGGCGGCAcggccaccatcaccaccactgaTCCGA GTTCAGGGTCGTGCCAGTATCCAGCGTCAAG CGGCGGCGCTCAAGGGATGATGCCCCCTCCATCACCCACCGCTCTGACGCCGACCACGCCGATGACCCCGACGCCGATGACCCCAATGACCCCGACGCCGATGACTCCGGACACCCCTAGCACCGGGACGCCTATGTATGGATCAAGCTCACCTCCGGACTTCGGGTCGATGTCCCCTCCTGGCGGCCTAGGATCAAACTCGCCGCCGGACTACAGCGACGTCGGCGCCGCCCCAGCGACGGCGATGGGCAGGGCGACGCTGGCTATCGTCATCATCCTCGCCGCGACGCTATCCATGAGCCTCGCCACATGA